GGGACATCAGAGAGTGGCACACCTGACCGGCGTTGGCGGCATCGCGATCAACCGCCGCGTGGCTTTTGCAGAGCATGCCAAAGAGCTAGGCCTTTTGGGCTCTGTGTTTGGCGAGGGGCAGCCAACCACCGAAATTGGTGGCTACATGGGGACCAAAGAACTACTTGCTTCAGGAAAAACCTTCACAGCTATTTACGCCGCCAACGACTACATGGCCGCAGGTGCTTTTTCGGCTCTCAAAGAGGCTGGCATTCGAGTGCCCGAGGACGTTTCGTTGGCCGGTTACGATGACTCGCCAATTGCGTCTGAGTACCTGCTAAAGCTCACCACGGTTGACGAGCAGGGTGTTCCGGTCGGCCGCCAAGCTGCCTCACTGCTGCTAGAGCGGATTGGGCAACATACAACTTCAGCACCAAGGAACATCTCGATTGCGCCGACTCTGGTTGTGCGCGGGTCTACCGCCAAAGCTAAGTAGCGCTTAGCGCTTAGCGCCAGCGGGCTGCCAGGTAGTCAGCCTTCACGCGGCGGATGGTGCCCGAACGCGAACGCAGAATGATGCTGTCAGTGGTTAGGTAATCGCCGTGCTTCTGCACACCGTCAAGCAGCAAACCATCGGTCACGCCGGTGGCCACAAAGTAGGTGTTGTCACTCTTGACCAGGTCGTCCATTTCAAAAATCCGGTTCAAATCGTGACCAGCTTCAATGGCCTTCTTCATTTCTTCTGGTGACTGCGGGGCAATGCGGCCCTGCATAAATCCGTTTAGCGCCTTGGTGGCACATGCCGTGATGGTGCCCTCTGGTGCGCCGCCGATACCGAGGAGCATGTCGATGTTTCCGCCTCCGGTTACAGCGTGAATTCCGGCAGCAACATCGCCGTCTAGAAATAGGCGGGTGCGGCCACCGGCGCGACGAACTGCTTCTTGAAGCGGCACGTGACGTGGTCGGTCGATCATTGCAACTGTGATGTCGCTGACATCTTTTTTGAGCGCCTTGGCAAGCTCGCGCACGTTTTCTTCTGGGCTCTGGTCCAGGCTTACGGCACCGCGGCCAGCCGCCGAGGTAACCAGCTTGTCCATGTAGAAAACGTCTTGTGGGTTGTACATTGAACCGCGGTCAGAGACTGCGATAACTGAGATTGCGTGAGCACGACCTGATGCGGTTACTGAGGTTCCGTCTACCGGGTCTACTGCAACGTCACACTCTGGCCCGTTACCGTTACCAACGACCTCACCGTTGAAGAGCATCGGGGCTTCATCTTTTTCACCCTCGCCAATGACCACCGTGCCGGCAAAATCTACGGTTGAAAGAAATTCGCGCATGGCATCAACGGCAGCTTTGTCTGCCGCGTTTTTGTCACCGCGCCCAATAAATGCGCTGGCCTTGATGGCTGCTGCCTCGGTCGCACGAACAAGCTCCATGCCTAGGTTGCGGTCTGGCTTTGTGTTCATTGCGACTCCTTTGTCATTTGTTATTACATTTTACCTTTAGGTTTGTTTTTTGGGAACCAGAGACACTAGTCTTGGAACGGTCCATTATTTTGGCCCCAAAACCTTCAACGGCAAAACAGCAACCAGATTCAACACAGACAAAGGAGTCATCGTGAGCAGCAAAGTACGTATCGGCCTAATTGGAACCGGCCGCATTGGCCAGGTTCACGCAGCAACGGTTGCGGCATCTGCGAATGCAGAGCTCACCTGGGTTTGCGATGTATTTCTAGAAGGCGCCGAGAAGACCGCTGCTCAGTATGGCGGCAAGGCCACCAACGACCCTGCAGCTGTTTTTGCCTCTGGCGAGGTTGACGCAGTGATCGTTGCAGCACCGACTTCAACTCACATTGATCTAATCAGCGCTGCGATTGATGCTGGTGTTCACGTGCTTTGCGAGAAGCCAATTGACCTAGACATCAACCGAGTCGACAGCCTTCGCGCCAAGGCAAATGCGGCCAGCGTCAAGATTGCACTTGGCTTCAACCGCCGCTTCGACAAGCAATTTAGCGAGATTCAGTCACGTGTTGCTGCCGGAGACATCGGCAAGCTAGAGCAGCTAACCATCATCAGCCGCGACCCAGCCCCAGCGCCAAAGGCCTACCTTGAGGTTTCAGGCGGAATCTTCCGCGACATGACCATTCACGACTTCGACATGGCCCGTTTCTTTGTACCAAACATCGTTGAGGTGAGTGCAGCAGGTGCAAACATCTTTAGCGACGACATCCGTGAAATTGGCGACTTTGACAGCGTGGTTGTAACCATGAAGGGTGCCGGCGGAGAGCTAGTTACCATCATCAATTCACGCCACAGCGCCTACGGATACGACCAGCGCCTTGAGGCGTTTGGTGCTGACGGTGCATTGTTTGCCGAGAACGTGGCCCCAACCACAGTCAAGCTTTCGACCAACAAGGTTGTTGAAGCTCGCAACCCATACATGGAGTTCTTCTTGGAGCGCTATGCGTACTCATACAGCCACGAACTTGAGCAGTTCATCACCAGCATCGCTAACGGTGAGGTCTTGAACCCGACCTTCGAGGACGGTCGCGCGGCTTTGGTCCTGGCTGACGCCGCACAACTTTCGGCAACCACCGGCAAATCAGTCAAGGTTGACCTCAGCTAGTTTTGAGTAAGCAAAAAGGCCCGAGAGCGATTCTCGGGCCTTTTTCTTGCCAACTCTAATCCGCGCAAAAACTCTCAGCTTTCGGGCTGGGTCAACGATTTGATCTGGCCTGTCTCCAACTCGTCTTTGAACGCGGTAAGCACCTGGCGCACCGACTGCGGAGCAATGCCCAGAGCCTTCTTTGTATACGTGTTGTCGAGCGAACTATCTACTGGAACCGGCCCAGGAAACAACTCTGACGCCGGAGGTTCAACTTCTTTCAGCAAACCAGGGTCGAGGTTAAAAATCTCACACACCAGGTTGGCTAGTTCCATGCGGCTCACTGCATCATCACAAACCAAGTGGAATGTGCCGCTGCAATTTCGTGAAATTACGCGCTCAACCTGAGCCCCAATTTCTGCCGCAAGTGATGGCGTGGTGACTTTATTTACGTGCTCACCACCCCAAACCTCAAAGACGTTTCCGGCACTGATGCTCTCTACTAACGAGTGCACGAAGTAGCCAAAGCCAACATCTTGTGACCTCGGGCTCTCAGCTAGTTGATGCTTGCCCATCACTCCGGCAATCCGGCAAATAGCCCCATTCTCGGGTGCCAAATCACGGATGACCTGCTCACCCAGCGCTTTCAAGAAACCGTAAAAGTTGACCGAATTGCCTTTGTCAGACTCGACTACTTTGTGCTGAGTGCCATCTAACACCCAGTCGGTTGAAATGTAGATTGGTTTTGCACCAACCGCATTGGCGGCTCTAATCACTCTTGAAGTCATGCCGACTAGAGAGTCGTAGGCATAATCGCGATCCGCTACCAGCCGGTTGAACTCGTTGGCAATCGCACAGTGCACCACTGCATCGCAACCGCGCAGAGCCTCAGCGATTGATTGAACATCCGAGAAGTCAACAACAGCTACCTCCCAAGGAACAGCAAAGTCGGGACCCCTGCGCCCCAACCCCACAACCTCGTGACCGTATCGCTGAAGGATTGCGGCTATGTTGCTGCCGACAAATCCGGTTGATCCGGTTACTGCAATTTTGGCCACGATGATCTGTGTTTACTGTTCTTCAGCTAGCTCTTTGGCCACCGCTCTGATGAACTCAACGCTCTGCTTGGCTTCGGCAAAAGGTCCGGCGCCCTCGCCAGGCTCGGCTGTAATTACGTTGTCTTGCTCAAGCACAAACCAGCCGTCAAACCCAGATGAAATTAGGTTTCGCACGATAGATCGAACATCTACGTCACCGGTACCAAGCGGAACATACATGCCCTCGAGAATGCCCTGATAGTAGGTGATTTCGCCGGACTGCACGCGGTCGGCAACCGCAAGGTTTACATCCTTCAGGTGTGAGTGAGCAACACGGTTGGCATACTTTGCAGCAAACTCAACTGGGTCTGTTCCACCAATTATCATGTGGCCAGTGTCTAGGCAGAAATCGATGTTTGAGCCCTCAAGTACGGCCATAACATCGGCCTTGGTTTCAACCATGGTGCCAACGTGCGGGTGAAGAACAGCCTTTACGCCTTGGGCCGCAGCTGCCTGCTGGATCCTGTCAAGGTTCTTGAAAAATACATCCCAGCCAGCCTCGTCAAGGTCTGGGCGCTTAGTGTCGTATCCGACCAGGCCGGTCTCGGCAGAAAGAACCAAGGTCTTGGCGCCTGAGGCTGCATAGCTCTCTAGCTCTTTTAGAACCGCAGGTAGTGGGTCAAAATCAGCCTGGTGCATGACAATCGGAAAAAACCCGCCAACGGCCTCCATACCGTGGGCAGCCAAAACGGCCGCGCGGTCTGCCGGCTCAACCGGCAAAAATCCGAGTGGACCAAACTCAGTGGCGCCTAGTCCAAGTTCAGCCATTTCACGCAGCACACGCTCAGGACCCATTTGGTGGCCCCAGTTAGGCACTTCACAAACACCCCAAGAAATCGGGGCTCCGGCAATTTTTACAGCTGGTGTTGACATTGGTTTCTGCTTTCTACTTTTTTGCTAATGCTTGAGGTTTGCGGCCTTCCAAAGAATCTCTGACTCCCTGGGCGGCATCGATAAAAGTCTGCTTAGTTGATTGAACACTTAGACCCATCACGTGAGGTGTGAGCACCACGTTTTCGTGTTCAAAGATCTGGTGGTGCGCGGGTGGTTCAGGGTCAAAAACATCTAGGCCAAGACCGCCAAGTTTGCCACTTCGCAAAGCATCATGTGCTGCATCAAGGTCAATCAGAGCGCCACGCCCGCAATTAATCAGCACAGCACCCGGCTTGAACTGAGCCAATAGATCGGCATTAACCAGCTGATTTGTGGCTTCGGTGAGGGGCACGTGCAACGAAATAACATCACTGGCAGCCACTAGTTCTTCGATGCTGGAGGCTCTTTGATCCTCGGGAATCTGCGCAAATGGGTCATACGCCAAAACCTTCATGCCAAATGCCTTGGCAAGCTCGGCAACTCGGCGCCCAATTCTGCCAAAACCCACAATGCCAAAAGTCTTTGACTCAAAGTCACCAACTGAATAC
This portion of the Rhodoluna limnophila genome encodes:
- the glpX gene encoding class II fructose-bisphosphatase, which encodes MNTKPDRNLGMELVRATEAAAIKASAFIGRGDKNAADKAAVDAMREFLSTVDFAGTVVIGEGEKDEAPMLFNGEVVGNGNGPECDVAVDPVDGTSVTASGRAHAISVIAVSDRGSMYNPQDVFYMDKLVTSAAGRGAVSLDQSPEENVRELAKALKKDVSDITVAMIDRPRHVPLQEAVRRAGGRTRLFLDGDVAAGIHAVTGGGNIDMLLGIGGAPEGTITACATKALNGFMQGRIAPQSPEEMKKAIEAGHDLNRIFEMDDLVKSDNTYFVATGVTDGLLLDGVQKHGDYLTTDSIILRSRSGTIRRVKADYLAARWR
- the iolG gene encoding inositol 2-dehydrogenase, whose amino-acid sequence is MVSSKVRIGLIGTGRIGQVHAATVAASANAELTWVCDVFLEGAEKTAAQYGGKATNDPAAVFASGEVDAVIVAAPTSTHIDLISAAIDAGVHVLCEKPIDLDINRVDSLRAKANAASVKIALGFNRRFDKQFSEIQSRVAAGDIGKLEQLTIISRDPAPAPKAYLEVSGGIFRDMTIHDFDMARFFVPNIVEVSAAGANIFSDDIREIGDFDSVVVTMKGAGGELVTIINSRHSAYGYDQRLEAFGADGALFAENVAPTTVKLSTNKVVEARNPYMEFFLERYAYSYSHELEQFITSIANGEVLNPTFEDGRAALVLADAAQLSATTGKSVKVDLS
- a CDS encoding SDR family oxidoreductase encodes the protein MAKIAVTGSTGFVGSNIAAILQRYGHEVVGLGRRGPDFAVPWEVAVVDFSDVQSIAEALRGCDAVVHCAIANEFNRLVADRDYAYDSLVGMTSRVIRAANAVGAKPIYISTDWVLDGTQHKVVESDKGNSVNFYGFLKALGEQVIRDLAPENGAICRIAGVMGKHQLAESPRSQDVGFGYFVHSLVESISAGNVFEVWGGEHVNKVTTPSLAAEIGAQVERVISRNCSGTFHLVCDDAVSRMELANLVCEIFNLDPGLLKEVEPPASELFPGPVPVDSSLDNTYTKKALGIAPQSVRQVLTAFKDELETGQIKSLTQPES
- a CDS encoding sugar phosphate isomerase/epimerase family protein gives rise to the protein MSTPAVKIAGAPISWGVCEVPNWGHQMGPERVLREMAELGLGATEFGPLGFLPVEPADRAAVLAAHGMEAVGGFFPIVMHQADFDPLPAVLKELESYAASGAKTLVLSAETGLVGYDTKRPDLDEAGWDVFFKNLDRIQQAAAAQGVKAVLHPHVGTMVETKADVMAVLEGSNIDFCLDTGHMIIGGTDPVEFAAKYANRVAHSHLKDVNLAVADRVQSGEITYYQGILEGMYVPLGTGDVDVRSIVRNLISSGFDGWFVLEQDNVITAEPGEGAGPFAEAKQSVEFIRAVAKELAEEQ
- a CDS encoding NAD(P)-dependent oxidoreductase, producing MQIVVGLGPVESDVVQPVLGDAMKFVEHPTDADIAEASGAIVRAAFVFDQAQFAKMPNLRVLARTGVGTDLVDLNVAEERGIDVVITPGSNTNAVAEGALAHALHLTKRLGPLTKLVANGNWDQRTKYSVGDFESKTFGIVGFGRIGRRVAELAKAFGMKVLAYDPFAQIPEDQRASSIEELVAASDVISLHVPLTEATNQLVNADLLAQFKPGAVLINCGRGALIDLDAAHDALRSGKLGGLGLDVFDPEPPAHHQIFEHENVVLTPHVMGLSVQSTKQTFIDAAQGVRDSLEGRKPQALAKK